One stretch of Gopherus flavomarginatus isolate rGopFla2 chromosome 2, rGopFla2.mat.asm, whole genome shotgun sequence DNA includes these proteins:
- the GFOD1 gene encoding glucose-fructose oxidoreductase domain-containing protein 1 isoform X3, whose protein sequence is MMSAAHYYPKLMSIMGNVLRFLPAFVKMKQLIQEGYVGELLVCEVQVHSGSLLGKKYNWSCDDLMGGGGLHSVGTYIIDLLTFLTSQKAAKVHGLLKTFVKQTDHIKGIRQITSDDFCTFQMVLEGGVCCTVTLNFNVPGEFKQDIIMVGSTGRLIVIGTDLYGQRNSSPQRELLLKDSMPVSNSLLPEKAFSDIPSPYLQGTIKMVQAIRQAFEDQDDRRTWDGRPLTMAATFDDCLYALCVVDTIKKSNQLGEWQNIAIMTEEPELSPAYLISEAMRRSRMSLYC, encoded by the coding sequence ATGATGTCTGCAGCGCATTATTACCCCAAGCTCATGAGCATCATGGGGAACGTTCTCCGCTTCCTGCCTGCCTTTGTGAAGATGAAGCAGCTGATTCAGGAGGGCTATGTGGGGGAGCTGCTGGTGTGTGAGGTGCAGGTGCACAGCGGAAGTCTGCTGGGCAAGAAGTACAATTGGAGCTGTGATGACCTGATGGGGGGCGGGGGTTTGCACTCGGTCGGTACCTATATCATCGACCTCTTGACCTTCCTCACCAGCCAGAAGGCTGCGAAAGTGCATGGGCTGCTCAAGACCTTTGTGAAACAGACTGACCACATCAAGGGAATACGTCAGATTACCAGTGATGACTTTTGCACGTTTCAGATGGTTCTGGAAGGAGGGGTGTGCTGCACTGTCACCCTCAACTTCAATGTCCCTGGGGAATTCAAACAGGATATTATTATGGTAGGTTCAACTGGACGACTGATTGTAATAGGCACTGATCTGTATGGGCAGAGAAACAGCTCTCCTCAAAGAGAGCTCCTTCTAAAGGACTCTATGCCAGTCAGCAACTCCTTACTGCCTGAGAAGGCCTTCAGTGATATCCCATCCCCATACCTTCAGGGCACTATTAAGATGGTGCAGGCCATCCGACAAGCGTTTGAGGACCAGGATGACAGGAGAACCTGGGATGGGAGGCCCCTCACCATGGCTGCGACTTTCGATGACTGCCTGTATGCCTTGTGCGTAGTGGacaccattaaaaagtcaaacCAACTAGGGGAATGGCAGAACATTGCAATCATGACAGAAGAGCCAGAGCTGAGCCCTGCATACCTGATCAGTGAAGCCATGCGTAGGAGCAGAATGTCTCTGTACTGCTAG